The following are from one region of the Paenibacillus sabinae T27 genome:
- a CDS encoding AAA family ATPase, with the protein MSQTLKIAISGKGGVGKTTVAAMFAQLLTEKGHRVLAIDADQDANLGMALGFGREELSEVRTIADDRDLIKKKTGGEPGVSGSWFSLNPKVDDIPAEYVVSKGGIRLLQMGGASKGGAGCACPQSTLLKTLLNYLVTEENDAVIIDFEAGLEHLGRSTAKNVDALILVIEPGRRSLETAKSVIQLAKDIGIEQFYLIQNKWMEGLSSTDVAFFADERVSLLGSIPFNPVFVSADREGTAVSSALDDGLIAIFEQMLNQLLEEMSGTREYA; encoded by the coding sequence ATGAGCCAGACCTTAAAAATCGCAATTTCAGGCAAAGGCGGCGTGGGAAAAACAACGGTTGCCGCGATGTTCGCCCAATTGCTTACGGAAAAAGGGCACCGGGTGCTCGCCATTGATGCCGATCAGGATGCCAATCTGGGAATGGCGCTCGGGTTCGGCAGAGAGGAACTGTCGGAAGTCCGCACCATCGCCGATGACCGGGATTTGATCAAGAAGAAAACCGGAGGCGAGCCGGGAGTCAGCGGCAGCTGGTTCTCACTGAACCCGAAAGTCGACGATATTCCGGCGGAATATGTTGTGAGCAAAGGCGGCATTAGGCTGTTGCAAATGGGCGGAGCATCCAAGGGCGGTGCCGGCTGCGCCTGTCCGCAGAGTACGCTGCTGAAAACCCTGCTCAATTACCTGGTGACCGAGGAGAACGACGCGGTCATTATTGATTTTGAAGCGGGGCTGGAGCATTTAGGGCGTTCAACCGCCAAAAACGTGGATGCGTTGATTCTCGTCATCGAGCCGGGAAGACGAAGTCTGGAGACGGCAAAATCCGTAATTCAGCTGGCGAAGGATATTGGCATCGAACAATTTTATTTGATTCAAAATAAATGGATGGAGGGACTAAGCAGCACCGATGTGGCTTTTTTCGCGGATGAACGGGTAAGCCTGCTTGGCAGCATTCCATTTAATCCGGTCTTTGTATCCGCTGATCGAGAAGGTACGGCGGTATCTAGCGCTTTGGACGATGGGCTCATAGCTATTTTCGAGCAAATGCTGAACCAGCTGCTGGAAGAGATGAGCGGTACCCGAGAATACGCATGA
- a CDS encoding CGNR zinc finger domain-containing protein → MAVQDKFQFISDSLSLNLVNTEENRRGKRHDLLETDQQMYSWLEHMFSVQVIHADQFSQNNPDPFTQESMSDLKELRSLLRKGFENIADGQQVDEHWIHSLEKYIHNAPFTFAIKENKLLPIPCGPYINALLSLIAYDALDLLTHGKLTALHRCSNPKCLWMFMDVTGKRKWCSMKICGNRMKAARHKDRS, encoded by the coding sequence ATGGCCGTTCAAGACAAATTTCAGTTTATTTCAGACTCTTTATCTTTGAATTTGGTTAATACCGAAGAGAATCGTAGAGGAAAAAGACATGATCTGTTGGAAACCGATCAGCAAATGTATTCTTGGCTTGAACACATGTTCTCCGTGCAAGTCATCCATGCCGACCAATTTTCACAGAACAATCCTGACCCTTTCACACAAGAATCCATGTCCGATCTTAAAGAACTTAGGAGTCTTTTGCGAAAAGGCTTTGAGAATATCGCAGATGGGCAGCAAGTGGACGAGCATTGGATTCATTCATTGGAGAAATATATCCATAACGCTCCATTTACCTTTGCAATCAAGGAAAATAAGCTATTACCCATTCCCTGTGGACCTTATATAAATGCGCTTCTTTCCCTGATTGCTTATGATGCACTGGATTTGCTCACGCACGGCAAGCTTACCGCTCTTCATCGATGCTCCAACCCCAAATGCTTATGGATGTTCATGGATGTTACAGGAAAACGAAAATGGTGCTCTATGAAAATATGCGGAAACCGCATGAAAGCAGCACGTCACAAGGATCGCTCTTAA
- a CDS encoding 1-aminocyclopropane-1-carboxylate deaminase/D-cysteine desulfhydrase — MNNILALPRVMLGTWPTPLQPADQLSTQLGCQLWIKREDMTGLGGGGNKARKLEFQLGQAIKDGATHIITTGAIQSNHAQLTAAAARKLGLQPHLVLSGQPDNQRRGNLYLDHLMDSELTFVSPPAGRPPLEIINETMVQVAKTITNQGGTPCIIPEGGTDALGTIGYILAVQELVQQISSTQMDAKRILIAVATGTCGTHAGLIAGAIIIPNHFEILGVSVSGNTDIKKEKTARIASETLKLAGYEQTIDEGQVWIEDGFIGSRYADITEACRSAIHLTARSEGIFLDPVYTGKAMAALIHMGKHGQLSKYDAVIFIHTGGFPLLFNYDYAIV, encoded by the coding sequence ATGAATAATATCTTGGCTCTGCCTCGTGTCATGTTAGGAACATGGCCGACTCCCTTACAGCCTGCCGACCAGCTATCTACGCAATTAGGTTGTCAGTTATGGATCAAAAGGGAAGATATGACTGGCCTTGGAGGAGGGGGGAATAAAGCAAGAAAGCTTGAATTTCAATTAGGGCAAGCCATTAAAGACGGAGCAACACACATTATTACGACAGGAGCTATACAATCCAATCATGCCCAGCTAACCGCTGCTGCTGCTCGAAAGCTCGGACTCCAGCCTCATTTGGTATTAAGCGGCCAGCCTGACAATCAACGCCGTGGCAATTTGTACTTGGATCACTTGATGGATTCGGAACTTACCTTCGTAAGCCCGCCAGCCGGTCGCCCGCCTTTGGAGATTATTAATGAGACGATGGTTCAAGTTGCTAAGACCATAACCAACCAAGGCGGGACCCCCTGCATTATTCCGGAAGGAGGGACGGATGCGCTCGGAACCATTGGTTATATCCTGGCTGTTCAGGAGTTGGTTCAGCAGATCAGCTCCACGCAGATGGATGCCAAACGTATTCTTATTGCTGTCGCGACAGGAACTTGCGGTACACATGCAGGATTAATCGCTGGTGCAATTATTATTCCAAATCACTTTGAGATTTTGGGTGTAAGTGTAAGCGGGAATACGGATATCAAAAAAGAAAAAACGGCCAGAATCGCATCAGAAACATTGAAACTGGCCGGGTATGAGCAGACGATAGACGAGGGACAAGTGTGGATCGAAGATGGTTTTATTGGGTCAAGATACGCTGATATTACCGAGGCCTGCCGCAGCGCCATCCATCTAACCGCGCGATCAGAAGGGATTTTCCTGGATCCGGTTTACACAGGCAAAGCCATGGCGGCTTTGATTCATATGGGGAAGCATGGACAATTGTCTAAGTATGATGCGGTTATTTTTATTCACACCGGTGGGTTTCCTTTACTATTTAACTATGACTACGCCATTGTGTAA
- a CDS encoding DinB family protein, with protein sequence MPNENVQTNISTQVGKDLKVIAEGLLDDVFKIVRNLPPEALNWTPYQMKNSPFVLTYHLLGSAAYWIGDVVGGIPTDRVRANEFGVQGDHTELEQLLEDTRDRLKKTFDNLTETNLLPAPIDLSRGVLCWGEVPPEGRTSIWVLVHDLCHIAYTLGQMERINRLWEIDREN encoded by the coding sequence ATGCCAAATGAAAACGTACAAACAAATATCAGCACCCAAGTGGGGAAAGATTTAAAAGTGATTGCGGAGGGACTATTAGATGACGTCTTTAAAATTGTTCGAAATCTTCCTCCGGAAGCTCTCAATTGGACACCTTATCAAATGAAAAATAGTCCCTTTGTATTGACCTACCATTTGCTTGGATCAGCCGCTTATTGGATCGGAGATGTGGTAGGGGGAATTCCTACAGATCGAGTTCGCGCTAATGAATTCGGTGTTCAGGGAGACCATACAGAACTGGAACAACTGTTAGAAGATACAAGAGACCGTTTGAAAAAAACGTTTGATAACTTAACAGAAACCAATTTATTGCCTGCACCTATTGATTTAAGCCGAGGGGTTTTGTGCTGGGGAGAAGTTCCTCCGGAAGGACGCACTTCCATCTGGGTCTTAGTTCATGACCTTTGCCATATTGCATACACACTGGGGCAAATGGAGAGAATTAACCGTCTTTGGGAAATTGATAGAGAAAATTGA
- a CDS encoding SDR family NAD(P)-dependent oxidoreductase produces MKNKIALVVGATSGIGKSTAVILASKGAKVIIAARREEKGQQVVDEIRALGGEAVFLKMDVASEESIRDGIQWIVDHYGRLDLAVNSAGISKTPAPLVETDTKDLQDAFQTNVIGLFACMKYEVRQMLKTGGGAIVNVSSIAGIRPTNLSSAYSASKFAVEALTKVAAKEMANQNIRINSIAPGPTKSEITEGLGDAMIEKFSQMIPMKRIAESEEIAKGIVFLLSEEASFTVGTTLVMDGGFII; encoded by the coding sequence ATGAAAAACAAAATAGCCTTAGTGGTAGGTGCAACAAGTGGTATAGGTAAATCGACTGCAGTGATATTAGCATCCAAGGGAGCTAAGGTTATCATCGCAGCCCGCCGTGAAGAGAAGGGACAACAAGTTGTGGACGAAATTCGCGCTCTGGGTGGAGAAGCCGTTTTCTTGAAGATGGATGTTGCGAGTGAAGAAAGCATACGCGATGGCATTCAGTGGATCGTTGATCATTATGGAAGGTTGGATTTAGCTGTAAATAGCGCAGGGATAAGTAAAACACCTGCTCCTTTGGTTGAAACCGATACAAAGGATCTCCAAGATGCGTTTCAAACGAATGTTATAGGCTTGTTTGCCTGTATGAAATACGAAGTCCGACAAATGCTGAAAACAGGAGGCGGAGCCATTGTGAATGTTTCCTCCATTGCTGGAATTAGACCTACCAATCTTTCTAGTGCTTATAGTGCATCAAAATTCGCTGTTGAGGCTTTAACTAAAGTAGCTGCCAAAGAAATGGCTAATCAGAATATTCGAATTAATTCCATCGCACCTGGCCCAACCAAATCTGAAATTACGGAAGGACTTGGAGATGCAATGATTGAAAAATTTTCGCAAATGATTCCAATGAAAAGAATCGCTGAATCAGAAGAAATTGCCAAAGGCATAGTCTTCCTACTCTCAGAAGAAGCATCTTTCACAGTTGGCACAACATTAGTTATGGATGGCGGCTTTATTATTTAA
- a CDS encoding zinc-dependent alcohol dehydrogenase, giving the protein MSNTMKAWQIEGFSSGLQLKEVPKPEVRPGSVLVRIEASSLMSYLKEYVEGKLPTYLPPKGWFTPGGNGFGVIEAVGPDVWHLKPGQRVILSSHLVSGENVPEKGQILMGVTHFGGIGEQMQADWADGTLAEYALFPVMAVTPVEGLDPIAPEQFAVFSRCVVPYGGLVRGRLAAGETVVVTGATGAYGTAAVLVALAMGAGKVVAAGRNTTSLEMLAQAAGSRVTAVALSGDVQKDGEALREAAGGEADMAFDMIGQAGDPNATLAALGSLRQRGRLVLMGSMTSPLPVNYMQMMFNSLEIIGHFMYDADAHLKLLNLLRSGQLDMSPIAAKVYSLKDLPEAMEAAAAASNLECVVIRHDM; this is encoded by the coding sequence ATGAGCAACACGATGAAGGCATGGCAAATCGAAGGATTCAGCAGCGGATTACAACTCAAGGAAGTTCCGAAGCCGGAAGTACGTCCGGGAAGTGTGCTGGTCCGAATCGAAGCTTCGTCGCTGATGTCGTATCTGAAAGAATATGTCGAAGGCAAGCTCCCGACCTATTTGCCGCCGAAAGGCTGGTTCACTCCCGGAGGGAACGGCTTCGGGGTTATCGAGGCCGTCGGTCCCGACGTATGGCATTTGAAGCCGGGGCAGCGTGTCATTTTATCCTCGCATCTGGTCTCGGGCGAAAATGTCCCTGAAAAAGGGCAAATTTTGATGGGTGTCACCCATTTCGGCGGTATAGGTGAACAAATGCAGGCCGATTGGGCCGACGGGACCCTTGCCGAATATGCGCTGTTCCCGGTTATGGCGGTCACTCCTGTAGAAGGATTGGACCCTATTGCTCCGGAGCAGTTCGCCGTCTTCAGCCGCTGCGTCGTACCATACGGCGGACTCGTGCGAGGCCGATTGGCGGCGGGTGAAACGGTCGTCGTCACCGGCGCGACCGGGGCTTACGGAACGGCGGCGGTGCTTGTAGCGCTGGCCATGGGAGCGGGCAAAGTCGTCGCAGCCGGTCGCAACACCACGTCGCTCGAGATGCTGGCTCAAGCTGCCGGCAGCCGGGTTACAGCCGTGGCGCTCAGCGGCGACGTCCAGAAGGATGGTGAAGCCCTACGCGAAGCGGCGGGGGGCGAAGCCGACATGGCATTCGATATGATCGGCCAGGCCGGAGACCCGAACGCGACGCTGGCGGCACTCGGGAGCCTGCGGCAGCGTGGACGGCTCGTGCTGATGGGCAGCATGACCTCGCCTTTGCCTGTCAACTACATGCAAATGATGTTCAACAGCCTGGAGATCATCGGCCACTTCATGTACGATGCCGACGCCCATCTCAAGCTGCTGAATTTGCTGAGAAGCGGACAACTTGACATGAGCCCGATCGCAGCGAAAGTATATTCGCTCAAGGATTTGCCTGAAGCGATGGAAGCCGCCGCGGCGGCAAGTAATCTCGAATGCGTCGTTATACGCCACGATATGTAA
- a CDS encoding VOC family protein yields MTDRILRLYTDKEKFESTIAFYENIQGIDCEMRFNIAERDIQGAKIGGVLILSGEKESLDPVRDIQAIFYVDSLGEFEPWLKENGAEIVHGPHSNAFGKNMMVRNPDGLLVEYFEAKTDK; encoded by the coding sequence GTGACGGACCGAATACTTCGCCTTTATACCGACAAAGAGAAATTCGAAAGCACGATCGCCTTCTACGAGAATATTCAAGGCATTGACTGTGAGATGCGCTTCAATATTGCCGAACGGGACATTCAAGGCGCGAAAATCGGCGGCGTTCTTATTTTGTCCGGCGAAAAGGAGTCGCTTGACCCGGTTCGCGATATCCAGGCTATCTTTTACGTTGATTCTCTTGGCGAGTTCGAGCCGTGGCTGAAGGAGAACGGGGCGGAAATTGTGCACGGCCCGCACTCGAACGCGTTCGGCAAAAACATGATGGTTCGGAATCCCGACGGACTGTTGGTGGAGTATTTCGAGGCTAAAACGGACAAGTGA
- a CDS encoding MFS transporter — protein MNDQLAASHSNNRLKRDLTVRKMTGIVAMAAMLNPLNSSMISVALLKIASYYQISIAQTSWLILGYFLMTAIGQPVMGKLADLYGPRRIFSAGLIFVALFSLLSVWAPSFGWLIALRILQSFSNTTLFPAGMAMLQASAAAAGTNDGKIPVSATGMISFTNNITAALGPVIGGFLVYFIDWRSIFWINVPIVMLIMALFRLWIPREQSSAATDRSMAVWRIQLDIPGILLFSSTLFGLMYFLQSMKNGPIWWMLIAAASSFSVLIGYELRSENPFINVRFLKSNLKLLMVYVQYAGTSFVYYCILYGLPLWLQQLRGYSAKETGLILLPLLVSGIVATQVAVPIISRYTYRRSIVIGYMFLVLGTALLLLVKSDTTLTWLLAVLAILGIPNGLANVGWQTALFTLAKPGETGAASGLFLTFRSLGSILATSLIGAVFSGKATTGSLNEVAAVIFAASLIMAATSFSRKLV, from the coding sequence ATGAATGACCAACTCGCGGCTTCCCATTCAAACAATCGCCTAAAGAGGGATTTAACCGTCAGAAAAATGACCGGCATCGTCGCCATGGCGGCAATGCTGAATCCCCTAAACTCGTCGATGATCTCGGTTGCGCTCCTGAAAATTGCTTCCTATTATCAGATTTCGATCGCGCAGACGTCCTGGCTGATTTTAGGTTATTTCCTGATGACGGCCATCGGCCAGCCGGTTATGGGCAAGCTTGCCGATCTGTACGGGCCCCGCCGCATTTTCAGCGCCGGGCTCATTTTCGTTGCCTTGTTCAGCCTGCTTTCCGTTTGGGCGCCGTCGTTCGGGTGGCTGATAGCCCTGCGCATTTTGCAGTCGTTTAGCAATACGACGTTATTTCCGGCAGGGATGGCAATGCTTCAAGCTTCTGCGGCCGCAGCCGGGACGAATGACGGGAAAATTCCCGTTTCGGCTACAGGGATGATTTCCTTCACGAACAACATTACGGCGGCGCTCGGCCCGGTCATCGGCGGTTTTCTTGTATATTTCATCGATTGGCGGTCCATTTTCTGGATTAATGTGCCTATTGTAATGCTGATTATGGCTTTATTCCGCCTTTGGATTCCCCGAGAACAATCCTCGGCCGCCACTGACCGGAGTATGGCAGTCTGGCGGATCCAGCTTGATATTCCGGGCATTCTGCTATTTAGCAGTACGCTTTTCGGGCTCATGTACTTTCTGCAGTCCATGAAGAACGGCCCGATTTGGTGGATGCTTATTGCTGCCGCGTCTTCGTTTAGCGTGCTGATCGGCTACGAATTGCGCAGTGAGAACCCGTTTATCAATGTGAGGTTTCTGAAGTCTAATTTGAAACTATTGATGGTGTATGTGCAGTACGCAGGTACAAGTTTTGTGTATTACTGTATCCTCTATGGGTTGCCTTTGTGGCTGCAGCAGCTGCGGGGATATTCGGCGAAGGAGACGGGGCTTATTCTGCTGCCGCTGCTGGTTTCCGGAATCGTAGCGACGCAGGTGGCGGTCCCCATCATTTCCCGCTACACGTACAGAAGATCGATCGTCATCGGGTACATGTTTCTGGTCCTTGGCACAGCGCTGCTGCTGCTCGTAAAATCAGATACCACATTAACTTGGCTGCTGGCCGTTCTCGCGATTCTTGGCATCCCGAACGGCCTTGCCAATGTTGGCTGGCAGACGGCTCTGTTCACGCTTGCCAAACCGGGGGAGACAGGCGCGGCGTCCGGGTTATTCCTTACCTTCCGCTCTTTGGGGAGCATTTTAGCGACGAGCCTGATCGGCGCCGTCTTCAGCGGCAAGGCAACGACGGGCAGCCTCAATGAAGTCGCCGCCGTTATTTTTGCCGCTAGTCTCATCATGGCTGCGACGAGCTTCAGCCGCAAGCTTGTTTGA
- a CDS encoding PaaX family transcriptional regulator C-terminal domain-containing protein — MLSLEKQILYMLLHRRAISTSEFIRIFKGRGKSEQVIRNTLSSLKKKGYIVAEDRKYNLAEAGARVIESLQLKFSGMDTLWDERWHFVMFSIPEQHRSMRNSFRRELMQIGYGLLFDGVFVCPFNRENAVLELAAQFGLDESWIRTAIGELRHGPITAIDAERIWPVQTLNEKYAWFIGWINDKIKESSAFIENSAELMPWDVLLLILEAGEAFGEILLEDPFLPKELLPDDWKMPKARELYHFYIGHKLAPLLQSDKELYSLIVSTD, encoded by the coding sequence ATGCTGTCCTTAGAAAAACAAATCCTGTACATGCTCCTGCATCGGCGAGCCATTTCGACCTCCGAGTTTATTCGGATCTTCAAGGGTCGCGGCAAATCCGAACAGGTTATTCGCAATACGCTCTCTTCCTTAAAGAAGAAAGGCTACATCGTGGCCGAAGACCGGAAATATAATTTGGCGGAAGCAGGCGCACGGGTTATCGAGAGCCTGCAGCTGAAATTTTCCGGCATGGATACGTTGTGGGACGAGCGCTGGCATTTCGTCATGTTCAGCATTCCCGAGCAGCATCGTTCGATGCGGAATTCGTTCCGCCGCGAGCTTATGCAAATCGGTTACGGGCTCTTATTCGACGGCGTCTTCGTGTGCCCGTTCAATCGCGAGAACGCCGTGCTCGAGTTGGCTGCGCAGTTCGGCTTGGACGAATCATGGATTCGCACTGCAATCGGCGAGCTGCGGCACGGTCCGATTACGGCGATCGACGCGGAACGGATTTGGCCCGTCCAGACGCTGAACGAGAAATACGCCTGGTTTATCGGGTGGATCAACGACAAGATCAAAGAATCGTCGGCTTTCATAGAGAACAGCGCGGAGCTTATGCCGTGGGATGTCCTGCTGCTCATTTTGGAGGCCGGAGAGGCGTTCGGTGAAATTTTGCTGGAAGACCCATTCCTGCCGAAAGAGTTGCTGCCGGACGATTGGAAAATGCCGAAGGCTCGGGAGTTGTATCACTTTTATATCGGCCATAAGCTCGCTCCCCTGCTCCAAAGCGACAAAGAGTTGTATTCCCTGATTGTTTCGACGGACTGA
- a CDS encoding MFS transporter has protein sequence MKSILSLYFLIAFVIGTDTFLVSPLLPTLRQQFHISVEASGWMVGAYALGYALFALIAGPVSDGLNRKKIMLFGILGFAVSTFLCGLAWNFWSMFAFRALAGIFAAFTSPQVWATIPILVPAPKVTKSMGIVSAGFAVSQTVGVPIGSYLAEHSWKMPFFIIGGIAFALFALILWIVPQFKPATAGKQPSILDRYAELLGANGAKGSYLAYFAILTGALAVFTFIGNWLTDKFGMNVSEIGHVFIFMGLGNLIGSFVGGHAAARLGGRTVLLSGIGIMAVLYLLLNLAASPLLVHLCFFVLYLVFGTIFPLMMALLQTLSTTARGTIAALSNGVLYAATTAGAYIAGILYAQLNGFFGVTVFAALCCALSIGLWAKSQPKT, from the coding sequence ATGAAGAGCATCTTAAGCTTATATTTTCTGATTGCATTCGTAATAGGTACGGATACGTTTCTGGTCTCGCCGCTTCTGCCGACGCTTCGGCAGCAGTTTCATATCAGCGTCGAAGCATCGGGCTGGATGGTCGGGGCGTATGCGCTGGGCTACGCATTGTTTGCGCTTATTGCGGGGCCGGTGTCGGACGGTTTGAACAGGAAAAAGATCATGCTGTTTGGTATCCTCGGTTTTGCGGTTTCCACCTTCCTGTGCGGCCTGGCGTGGAACTTCTGGTCGATGTTTGCGTTTCGGGCGCTGGCCGGCATTTTTGCGGCGTTCACGTCTCCGCAGGTGTGGGCGACGATTCCGATTCTAGTTCCCGCCCCGAAGGTGACGAAATCGATGGGCATCGTATCGGCCGGTTTCGCCGTCTCGCAGACGGTCGGTGTGCCAATTGGCAGCTACTTGGCCGAGCATTCCTGGAAGATGCCGTTTTTTATTATCGGGGGAATCGCTTTTGCGCTGTTCGCGTTGATTTTATGGATCGTCCCCCAATTTAAGCCTGCGACTGCCGGCAAGCAGCCTTCCATATTGGATCGTTATGCCGAGCTGCTCGGCGCAAATGGGGCGAAAGGGTCCTATCTGGCCTATTTCGCGATTTTGACGGGCGCCTTAGCCGTATTCACGTTTATCGGTAACTGGCTCACGGACAAGTTCGGCATGAACGTGTCGGAGATCGGTCATGTGTTCATTTTCATGGGCCTTGGCAACTTGATCGGCAGTTTTGTCGGCGGCCATGCGGCGGCGAGACTCGGCGGACGAACCGTGCTGCTCAGCGGGATCGGCATCATGGCGGTGCTTTATTTGCTGCTCAACCTCGCAGCGTCGCCGTTGCTGGTGCATTTGTGCTTCTTCGTCTTGTATCTAGTCTTCGGGACAATATTCCCCCTCATGATGGCGCTGTTACAGACGCTGTCTACCACCGCCCGGGGGACGATCGCAGCTCTATCGAACGGGGTCCTCTACGCCGCAACGACCGCCGGGGCCTATATCGCCGGAATTTTGTACGCGCAGTTGAACGGATTTTTCGGCGTGACGGTCTTTGCGGCACTGTGCTGCGCGTTATCCATCGGGCTGTGGGCTAAAAGTCAGCCAAAAACCTAA
- a CDS encoding MerR family transcriptional regulator produces the protein MYSVSQISLMSGLPASTIRFYEKEGIIPNVNRNTSGRRQYSDEDLLLLELVVCLKDTGMMIEEIKKYTHLIVQGNETIGQRREILLAHKKNVEQQLMRMRENLKQLNQKIAVYDGLVTAEKNLDTLRKLSFNSLT, from the coding sequence ATGTATTCCGTGAGTCAGATTTCACTAATGAGCGGTTTACCTGCGTCGACGATAAGATTTTACGAAAAGGAAGGAATTATCCCAAACGTAAATCGCAATACGAGCGGAAGAAGACAATATTCAGATGAAGATTTATTATTACTGGAATTAGTGGTTTGCTTGAAAGACACGGGTATGATGATTGAAGAAATTAAAAAATACACCCATCTAATCGTGCAAGGAAATGAAACAATAGGGCAAAGAAGAGAGATTTTACTGGCACATAAAAAGAATGTTGAACAACAATTGATGCGGATGAGAGAGAATTTGAAACAACTGAATCAAAAAATTGCGGTTTATGATGGATTAGTTACAGCTGAAAAAAATCTCGACACACTCAGAAAATTAAGTTTTAATAGCTTGACTTAA
- a CDS encoding EthD domain-containing protein, translating into MFTMMTVIRKKPEISTEDFRHFMEFDYGPTYVGLPETREYIQHYLSDVMTDGAELPIDAIVQISFDSKEEMMKALQADSYKKAAKMREEYMRETSVGIHSAVVEKTLKLV; encoded by the coding sequence ATGTTCACGATGATGACTGTAATTCGGAAGAAACCTGAGATTTCAACCGAAGATTTTCGGCACTTCATGGAATTTGACTACGGACCGACCTATGTCGGGCTTCCCGAGACGAGGGAGTACATCCAGCACTACCTATCGGACGTTATGACCGATGGAGCAGAGCTTCCAATCGACGCGATCGTCCAGATCAGCTTCGATTCTAAGGAAGAGATGATGAAGGCTTTACAGGCCGACAGCTACAAGAAGGCTGCCAAGATGCGCGAAGAGTACATGAGAGAAACCTCGGTAGGTATTCACTCCGCGGTCGTCGAGAAGACGCTGAAGTTGGTCTAG
- a CDS encoding quinone oxidoreductase family protein yields the protein MKAIQIRQTGSYSVLTYEDVPLPSPKSNEVLIRVKFIGVNFVDSLIRSGSLPPIVMPEFPMIPGVECSGIVEATGSDVEHVKPGDPVVFFGKQGVGCYTEYVVGEAAHVTPVPSQVPLDEAAVLPVNYFTAYDMLHHIGAVKRGQTILVHPAAGGVGTALIQLAKLTGVRIIGLVGSDEKKAYIKQQGANYGINYKTENVVERIMEITNGEGVHVSFNATSGQTIMRDAEILATFGQIIVFGTLNGLPAGALEEIYSRFITKSIAVRVYSVYSQYDQNYDQYDQALKQLFHYLADGLIKPQIYQTFHLSESPAAHRSLDQGKAKGKILLHL from the coding sequence ATGAAAGCTATTCAAATTCGTCAAACGGGATCATATTCGGTTCTGACATACGAAGACGTTCCATTGCCGTCGCCCAAAAGCAATGAAGTGCTGATTCGCGTTAAGTTTATAGGTGTCAACTTTGTCGATTCCTTGATTCGTTCCGGCAGCCTGCCTCCTATTGTTATGCCGGAGTTTCCTATGATCCCTGGCGTGGAGTGTTCCGGGATCGTTGAGGCGACAGGATCCGATGTAGAACATGTAAAACCTGGCGACCCTGTCGTTTTCTTCGGTAAACAAGGAGTCGGCTGTTATACGGAATATGTGGTTGGCGAAGCGGCCCATGTGACCCCGGTTCCATCCCAGGTACCTTTAGATGAAGCGGCGGTCCTTCCGGTTAATTATTTTACGGCCTACGATATGCTGCATCATATCGGAGCTGTAAAACGCGGACAAACCATTCTTGTCCATCCCGCCGCTGGAGGTGTTGGCACAGCTTTAATCCAACTAGCAAAGCTTACGGGTGTAAGGATTATCGGACTCGTCGGATCTGACGAAAAGAAGGCATACATTAAGCAGCAAGGGGCAAATTACGGCATCAATTACAAAACAGAAAATGTAGTGGAGAGAATAATGGAGATCACTAACGGCGAGGGCGTTCATGTATCCTTCAATGCTACATCCGGTCAGACGATTATGCGCGATGCCGAGATCCTCGCAACTTTCGGACAAATTATCGTCTTTGGGACACTGAATGGATTGCCCGCAGGAGCATTGGAAGAAATCTATTCCCGATTCATTACCAAAAGCATTGCGGTAAGGGTATACTCCGTTTATTCGCAATATGACCAAAATTATGATCAGTACGATCAAGCACTCAAGCAATTATTCCATTATTTAGCGGATGGCTTAATCAAACCGCAGATCTATCAAACCTTCCATTTGTCTGAAAGTCCTGCCGCTCATCGATCGCTGGATCAAGGAAAAGCCAAAGGTAAAATTTTGCTTCATCTATAA